One window of the Amycolatopsis mediterranei genome contains the following:
- a CDS encoding TetR/AcrR family transcriptional regulator: MTETTHRTQAQRREQTRTALLDATIDCLVEVGYARTSVQEICARAGVSKGAVQHHFTAKAELMAAAVEHLTTKLRRRLAESLDELPGGGSGVAAAIDLLWAGYSGTLSTAVTELWVAARTDPELRAAIRPVDRALGRATLEHVTQVAGELPPERAEMLFWLTVNLTRGLALDAELGGAPHRRRQLLEEWKRIAVLLYEDATAAPS, translated from the coding sequence GTGACCGAGACGACGCACCGGACCCAGGCGCAGCGGCGCGAGCAGACCCGCACGGCGCTGCTCGACGCGACCATCGACTGCCTGGTCGAGGTCGGCTACGCGCGCACGTCGGTGCAGGAGATCTGCGCCCGCGCGGGCGTGTCGAAGGGCGCCGTGCAGCACCACTTCACCGCGAAGGCCGAGCTGATGGCGGCCGCGGTCGAGCACCTGACGACGAAGCTGCGCCGCCGGCTCGCGGAGTCACTGGACGAGCTGCCCGGTGGCGGCAGCGGGGTCGCCGCGGCGATCGACCTGCTGTGGGCCGGCTATTCCGGCACGCTCTCCACCGCCGTCACCGAACTGTGGGTCGCCGCCCGCACCGATCCCGAACTGCGCGCGGCCATCCGCCCGGTCGACCGCGCGCTCGGCCGCGCCACGCTCGAGCACGTCACGCAGGTCGCCGGCGAGCTCCCGCCGGAGCGGGCGGAGATGCTGTTCTGGCTCACCGTGAACCTCACCCGCGGACTGGCGCTGGACGCCGAGCTCGGCGGCGCCCCGCACCGGCGCCGGCAGCTCCTGGAGGAGTGGAAGCGCATCGCCGTCCTGCTCTACGAGGACGCCACCGCTGCGCCGAGCTGA
- a CDS encoding acyl-CoA dehydrogenase family protein — MPLQLPKSSWSTTELDDLRELVRSFLQKEAVPHQERWAAAKKVDRELWTKAGDVGLLCLSIPEEYGGGGGTFAHEAVLYEEQARAGDGAWGVTVHNGIVAHYLLAYASEDKKREWLPKLASGEMVGAIAMTEPGTGSDLQGIKTRAVRDGDHYVLNGAKTFITNGLHADLVVVACKTDPDAGAQGVSLIVVETDTPGFRRGRVLDKVGLKGQDTAELFFDDVRVPAGNLLGDAEGQGFIQLMLQLPQERLIIAVTAVAGLEAAVDLTLEYTKERTAFGRPIFSFQNTKFKLAEAATEAAVARAFLDQCIERHLKGELDVQGAAMAKLWTTERVNKVIDDCVQLFGGYGYMTEYPIARAWADVRISRIFGGTSEIMKEIISRSL; from the coding sequence GTGCCACTGCAACTGCCGAAGAGCTCGTGGAGCACGACCGAGCTCGACGACCTCCGCGAACTCGTCCGGTCGTTCCTGCAGAAGGAAGCCGTCCCGCACCAGGAACGCTGGGCGGCGGCGAAGAAGGTCGACCGCGAGCTGTGGACGAAGGCGGGCGACGTCGGCCTGCTGTGCCTGTCCATCCCCGAGGAGTACGGCGGGGGCGGCGGCACCTTCGCCCACGAGGCCGTCCTCTACGAAGAGCAGGCGCGCGCCGGCGACGGCGCGTGGGGCGTCACCGTCCACAATGGAATTGTCGCGCACTACCTGCTCGCCTACGCGTCGGAAGACAAGAAGCGCGAGTGGCTGCCGAAACTGGCCAGCGGCGAAATGGTCGGCGCGATCGCGATGACCGAGCCCGGCACCGGCTCGGACCTGCAGGGCATCAAGACGCGCGCGGTCCGCGACGGCGACCACTACGTCCTCAACGGCGCGAAGACCTTCATCACCAACGGCCTGCACGCCGACCTCGTCGTCGTCGCGTGCAAGACCGACCCGGACGCGGGCGCGCAGGGCGTGTCGCTGATCGTGGTCGAGACCGACACGCCGGGCTTCCGCCGCGGCCGCGTCCTCGACAAGGTCGGGCTCAAGGGCCAGGACACCGCCGAGCTGTTCTTCGACGACGTCCGCGTGCCGGCCGGCAACCTCCTCGGCGACGCCGAGGGGCAGGGCTTCATCCAGCTGATGCTGCAGCTGCCGCAGGAACGGCTGATCATCGCCGTCACCGCGGTGGCCGGGCTGGAGGCGGCGGTCGACCTCACGCTCGAGTACACCAAGGAGCGCACGGCGTTCGGCCGGCCGATCTTCTCCTTCCAGAACACCAAGTTCAAGCTCGCGGAGGCGGCGACCGAAGCCGCGGTGGCGCGGGCGTTCCTCGACCAGTGCATCGAACGGCACCTCAAGGGCGAGCTCGACGTCCAGGGCGCGGCGATGGCGAAGCTGTGGACCACCGAGCGCGTCAACAAGGTCATCGACGACTGCGTGCAGCTCTTCGGCGGCTACGGCTACATGACCGAGTACCCGATCGCCCGCGCCTGGGCCGACGTCCGGATTTCCCGGATCTTCGGCGGCACCAGCGAAATCATGAAGGAAATCATCTCCCGCTCGCTCTGA
- a CDS encoding CaiB/BaiF CoA transferase family protein produces MKAGPLGGLKVVELAGLAPGPFATMILADLGADVVRVDRAQPGEDVLGIPADPLARGRRSVGVNTKTPEGVELVLKLCDTADVLIEGFRPGVAERIGLGPDVVHARNPRLVYGRMTGWGQDGPLAKAAGHDINYIGIAGALEPIGRAGERPVPPLNLVGDFGGGGLLLAMGVLAALYERNTSGRGQVVDASMVEGAALLTTSLHGIKAAGLWSGERGENMLDGGAPFYDTYETADGKYVAVGAIEMRFWSSLVQVLELDPDSLPLHVDKTQWPRLREILAAAIGKFTRDDLVARAEGTDACLTPVLSPAEAASHPHNAARGTFVEIGGMVQPAPAPRFDRTPPSTPEAPRAKGSDTEAVLAELGVTDLDALRAAGVIA; encoded by the coding sequence ATGAAGGCAGGTCCGCTCGGCGGCCTGAAGGTGGTGGAGCTCGCCGGCCTCGCGCCCGGGCCGTTCGCCACGATGATCCTCGCCGACCTCGGCGCCGACGTCGTCCGCGTCGACCGCGCGCAGCCGGGGGAGGACGTGCTCGGCATCCCGGCCGACCCGCTCGCCCGCGGCCGCCGGTCCGTCGGCGTCAACACCAAGACGCCCGAGGGCGTCGAGCTGGTGCTGAAGCTGTGCGACACCGCCGATGTCCTCATCGAGGGGTTCCGGCCCGGTGTCGCCGAGCGGATCGGGCTCGGCCCGGACGTCGTGCACGCCCGCAACCCGCGGCTGGTCTACGGCCGGATGACCGGCTGGGGCCAGGACGGGCCGCTGGCGAAGGCGGCCGGGCACGACATCAACTACATCGGCATCGCGGGGGCCCTCGAACCGATCGGGCGCGCGGGGGAGCGGCCGGTGCCGCCGCTGAACCTCGTCGGTGACTTCGGCGGCGGCGGGCTGCTGCTGGCGATGGGCGTCCTGGCCGCGTTGTACGAACGGAACACGTCCGGGCGCGGCCAGGTCGTCGACGCGTCGATGGTCGAGGGGGCCGCGCTGCTCACCACGAGCCTGCACGGCATCAAGGCGGCCGGCCTCTGGTCGGGGGAGCGCGGCGAGAACATGCTCGACGGCGGCGCGCCGTTCTACGACACCTACGAGACGGCGGACGGCAAGTACGTCGCCGTCGGCGCGATCGAGATGCGGTTCTGGAGTTCGCTGGTGCAGGTGCTCGAGCTCGACCCGGATTCGCTGCCGCTGCACGTGGACAAGACGCAGTGGCCCCGCCTTCGGGAGATCCTCGCGGCGGCGATCGGCAAGTTCACGCGTGACGACCTCGTCGCGCGCGCCGAAGGCACCGACGCGTGCCTGACGCCGGTGCTGTCACCGGCCGAGGCGGCGTCGCACCCGCACAACGCGGCGCGCGGCACGTTCGTCGAGATCGGCGGCATGGTCCAGCCGGCACCGGCGCCGCGGTTCGACCGGACGCCGCCCTCGACGCCGGAAGCACCGCGTGCCAAGGGATCCGACACCGAAGCGGTGCTCGCCGAACTGGGCGTCACGGACCTCGACGCGCTGCGTGCGGCGGGCGTGATCGCCTAG
- a CDS encoding GNAT family N-acetyltransferase, which produces MDDDGVRVELRPVAESDLGFLERLTNDPVASGEHQWFGWHDPGYLRRRWLETGMLTAETGMLVPTLGGRVLGVVSWHRSRTGPTSYCWNMGLVLVPEARGHGYGTEAQRLLVGYLFAHTQLNRVEATTETGNRAEQRSLEKAGFTREGVLRGYGFRDGEWRDHVVYSVVRSDLAKN; this is translated from the coding sequence ATGGACGACGACGGTGTCAGAGTGGAGCTCCGGCCGGTGGCCGAAAGCGATCTCGGCTTCCTGGAACGGCTGACCAACGACCCCGTCGCCAGCGGTGAGCACCAGTGGTTCGGCTGGCACGATCCCGGCTACCTGCGCCGCCGGTGGCTGGAAACCGGGATGCTCACCGCCGAGACCGGCATGCTCGTACCGACGCTCGGCGGCCGCGTCCTCGGGGTCGTCTCCTGGCACCGCAGCCGGACCGGGCCGACGTCCTACTGCTGGAACATGGGCCTCGTGCTCGTCCCGGAAGCACGCGGCCACGGCTACGGCACCGAAGCCCAGCGCCTGCTCGTCGGCTACCTCTTCGCCCACACCCAGCTCAACCGGGTCGAAGCGACGACCGAGACCGGCAACCGTGCCGAACAACGCTCGCTCGAGAAGGCCGGCTTCACCCGCGAAGGCGTGCTTCGCGGCTACGGCTTCCGGGACGGCGAGTGGCGCGACCACGTCGTCTACTCGGTCGTGCGCTCCGACCTGGCGAAGAACTAG
- a CDS encoding crotonase/enoyl-CoA hydratase family protein produces the protein MSRNVLVQRDGAVTTITIDRPAARNAVDGPTAAELADAFRVFDADPDAAVAVLTGAGGAFCAGADLKAIGTDRVNRTHPDGDGPMGPTRMTLGKPVIAAVHGPAVAGGLELALWCDLRVADATAVFGVFCRRWGVPLIDGGTVRLPRLIGQSRAMDLILTGRPVDAAEAVEIGLANRLVPAGEAVTAAQELARQLAAFPQACLRGDRRSALAQWGESEEDALAAEFAAAMGEGVLAAEAVEGAARFTDGEGRHGTFT, from the coding sequence GTGTCCCGGAACGTGCTGGTGCAGCGGGACGGCGCGGTGACGACGATCACCATCGACCGCCCGGCCGCGCGCAACGCCGTCGACGGGCCCACGGCGGCGGAGCTGGCCGACGCCTTCCGCGTGTTCGACGCCGACCCGGACGCGGCCGTCGCGGTGCTCACCGGAGCCGGCGGCGCGTTCTGCGCGGGAGCCGATCTCAAGGCGATCGGCACCGACCGGGTGAACCGCACTCACCCGGACGGGGACGGCCCGATGGGACCGACCCGGATGACCCTCGGCAAGCCGGTGATCGCGGCGGTCCACGGGCCGGCCGTCGCGGGCGGGCTCGAGCTCGCGCTGTGGTGCGACCTGCGCGTCGCCGACGCCACGGCGGTGTTCGGCGTGTTCTGCCGCCGCTGGGGCGTCCCGCTGATCGACGGCGGAACGGTGCGGCTGCCGCGCCTGATCGGCCAGTCGCGCGCGATGGACCTGATCCTCACCGGCCGGCCGGTCGACGCCGCCGAGGCCGTCGAGATCGGCTTGGCCAACCGGCTGGTGCCGGCCGGCGAGGCGGTGACGGCGGCGCAGGAGCTGGCCCGGCAGCTCGCGGCCTTCCCCCAGGCCTGCCTGCGCGGCGACCGCCGCTCGGCGCTGGCCCAGTGGGGCGAGTCCGAAGAGGACGCACTGGCGGCCGAGTTCGCCGCGGCAATGGGCGAGGGCGTCCTGGCAGCGGAGGCGGTCGAAGGCGCGGCCCGCTTCACCGACGGCGAGGGCCGCCACGGCACCTTCACGTGA
- a CDS encoding lytic transglycosylase domain-containing protein — protein MRTRTGKTEDDPIGPSAEEAASAAPAPRSPGVAVLTRLLVVLAVLAVAGGGIWLITRAATPVASPTTTEIPALQVKAADVRPGSVAPAGGAVAGGAEQQTSPQQARSTGPATLSQWATQVAAATGVPARALQAYGNAELAMRADQPGCKISWATLAGIGRIESNHGQYAGAVLGADGRPSKPIIGVPLDGSAGVQAIGDTDGGRYDGDAGVDRAVGPMQFIPGTWRKWASDGNGDGLGDPQQIDDAALAAARYLCAGGRDMAGPSGWWAGILSYNNSTEYAQKVFGLADGYAKAAQSVRKQG, from the coding sequence GTGCGCACCAGGACCGGAAAGACCGAGGACGACCCGATCGGCCCGAGTGCCGAGGAAGCCGCCTCCGCCGCACCGGCACCGCGCTCTCCGGGCGTCGCCGTGCTCACCCGGCTGCTCGTGGTCCTCGCCGTGCTGGCGGTGGCCGGCGGCGGGATCTGGCTCATCACCCGCGCGGCGACGCCGGTGGCGAGCCCGACCACCACCGAAATCCCCGCCTTGCAGGTCAAGGCGGCCGACGTCCGCCCGGGCTCGGTCGCCCCGGCCGGCGGCGCGGTGGCGGGCGGGGCCGAGCAGCAGACGTCTCCCCAGCAGGCCCGCAGCACGGGTCCGGCAACGCTGTCCCAGTGGGCGACCCAGGTCGCGGCGGCCACGGGTGTCCCGGCGCGGGCCTTGCAGGCCTACGGCAACGCGGAACTGGCGATGCGCGCGGACCAGCCGGGCTGCAAGATTTCGTGGGCCACGCTCGCGGGCATCGGCCGCATCGAGTCCAACCACGGCCAGTACGCGGGCGCGGTCCTCGGCGCCGACGGCCGCCCGTCCAAGCCGATCATCGGCGTCCCGCTCGACGGATCGGCCGGCGTCCAGGCGATCGGCGACACGGACGGCGGCCGCTACGACGGCGACGCCGGGGTGGACCGGGCGGTGGGCCCGATGCAGTTCATCCCCGGCACCTGGCGCAAGTGGGCCTCCGACGGCAACGGCGACGGCCTCGGCGACCCCCAGCAGATCGACGACGCGGCCTTGGCGGCGGCGCGGTACCTGTGCGCGGGCGGCCGCGACATGGCCGGGCCGAGCGGGTGGTGGGCGGGGATCCTGTCCTACAACAACTCGACGGAGTACGCGCAGAAGGTGTTCGGCTTGGCGGACGGGTACGCGAAGGCCGCCCAGTCGGTGCGCAAGCAGGGCTGA
- a CDS encoding DUF3817 domain-containing protein produces the protein MTTSTEGARTAVPLAGPLVRFRTAAYVTGVGLLGLCFVMVLRYAFGNPTPSAIYSPIHGVLYMIYLVLTIDLAIKARWSIKGTVLVLLAGCVPFVSFLVERRVTHKVKAGQKL, from the coding sequence ATGACCACCAGCACCGAAGGCGCCCGGACCGCCGTGCCGCTCGCCGGCCCCCTGGTCCGGTTCCGCACCGCCGCCTACGTCACCGGTGTCGGCCTGCTGGGCCTGTGCTTCGTGATGGTGTTGCGGTACGCCTTCGGCAACCCGACGCCGTCGGCGATCTACTCGCCCATCCACGGTGTGCTGTACATGATCTACCTGGTGCTCACCATCGACCTGGCGATCAAGGCGCGCTGGTCGATCAAGGGCACCGTGCTCGTGCTGCTGGCCGGCTGCGTCCCGTTCGTCTCGTTCCTCGTCGAGCGCCGGGTGACGCACAAGGTCAAGGCCGGGCAGAAGCTGTAG
- a CDS encoding MFS transporter → MSQQTLDRAPAPARPHRSGLVLAIILTCQLMLVLDATVMNVALPRIQSDLGFSPTGLSWVMTAYSLVFGGLLLLGGRAGDLFGRRRMFVAGITVFTLASLAGGLAGSAALLIAARVLQGVGAAMAGPSTLALVTTTFTEPKARVRALALFSAMSSGGFAIGLIVGGLLTEWFSWRAALFINVPFGLAIALLAPRFVAEPERRRAHLDLPGAVTGTLGVGSLVFAFTHAASDGWGNPVTLGSLAAGLALLAGFVAIEARTALPLVPLRLFADRNRSAAYVNFFLAPMAMMSMFFFLTQFMQDIRHFAALATGFAFLPMAALIFTMSRLVPRLLPRYGPKPLALTGSVLMVAGVGWLALLTTDSTYFPALLGPLLLMGLGGGLAFAPLNVIIMATVPAEDAGAAGGVLQTMQQVGSTLGLGVLVTVFGSVTRSSGSTGAQLTVDGMTAAFATAAVFAACTVLVALTFRRQLPATASARP, encoded by the coding sequence TTGTCCCAGCAGACGCTCGACCGCGCGCCCGCACCGGCGCGCCCCCACCGCAGCGGGCTGGTCCTCGCGATCATCCTGACCTGCCAGCTCATGCTCGTCCTCGACGCGACGGTGATGAACGTCGCGCTCCCGCGCATCCAGTCCGACCTGGGGTTTTCCCCCACCGGCCTGTCCTGGGTGATGACGGCCTACAGCCTCGTCTTCGGCGGCCTGCTGCTGCTCGGCGGCCGGGCCGGCGACCTGTTCGGCCGTCGGCGCATGTTCGTCGCGGGCATCACCGTGTTCACGCTCGCTTCGCTGGCCGGCGGGCTCGCCGGCTCGGCTGCGCTGCTCATCGCCGCCCGCGTCCTGCAGGGGGTCGGCGCCGCGATGGCGGGTCCGAGCACCCTGGCACTGGTCACGACGACGTTCACCGAGCCCAAGGCCCGCGTCCGCGCGCTGGCGCTGTTCTCCGCGATGTCCAGCGGCGGCTTCGCGATCGGCCTGATCGTCGGCGGCCTGCTCACCGAATGGTTCTCGTGGCGCGCCGCGCTGTTCATCAACGTCCCGTTCGGCCTGGCGATCGCCCTGCTCGCCCCGCGGTTCGTGGCCGAACCCGAACGCCGCCGCGCGCACCTGGACCTGCCCGGCGCGGTCACCGGCACCCTCGGCGTCGGCTCGCTCGTGTTCGCCTTCACCCACGCCGCGTCCGACGGCTGGGGCAACCCGGTGACGCTCGGCTCGCTCGCCGCCGGCTTGGCGCTGCTCGCCGGCTTCGTCGCCATCGAAGCCCGCACCGCGCTGCCGCTGGTGCCGCTGCGGCTGTTCGCCGACCGCAACCGCAGCGCGGCCTACGTCAACTTCTTCCTCGCGCCGATGGCGATGATGTCGATGTTCTTCTTCCTGACCCAGTTCATGCAGGACATCCGGCACTTCGCCGCGCTGGCCACCGGGTTCGCCTTCCTCCCGATGGCGGCGCTGATCTTCACCATGAGCCGGCTGGTGCCGCGGCTGCTCCCCCGCTACGGGCCGAAGCCGCTGGCCCTCACCGGGTCGGTGCTGATGGTGGCCGGCGTCGGCTGGCTCGCGCTGCTCACCACCGACAGCACGTACTTCCCGGCGCTGCTCGGGCCACTGCTGCTGATGGGACTGGGCGGCGGGCTGGCGTTCGCGCCGCTGAACGTGATCATCATGGCCACGGTTCCCGCCGAGGACGCGGGCGCCGCGGGCGGCGTGCTGCAGACCATGCAGCAGGTCGGCAGCACGCTCGGGCTGGGCGTCCTGGTCACGGTGTTCGGCTCGGTGACCCGCTCGTCGGGCTCGACCGGGGCGCAGCTCACGGTCGACGGCATGACGGCGGCGTTCGCGACGGCCGCGGTGTTCGCCGCCTGCACGGTGCTCGTGGCGCTGACCTTCCGCCGTCAGCTTCCGGCTACAGCTTCTGCCCGGCCTTGA
- a CDS encoding TetR/AcrR family transcriptional regulator, giving the protein MPEVGERPMRADARRNYERIVATAKDLFTAHGADVPLDDVAKKAGVGAGTLYRHFPTREKLFEAVYRDEITVLADRAFVLHDELPPWEALKAWLLAQVTWVVERHKLATILKESIDSGSETFQYCQKRLREATGVLVEAAQEAGLVRPDVVGADVLRLGHGAGMAVRNCSPDDGKRVLNVILDGLRA; this is encoded by the coding sequence ATGCCCGAGGTGGGTGAGCGTCCGATGCGCGCGGACGCGCGGCGCAACTACGAGCGCATCGTCGCGACGGCGAAGGACCTCTTCACCGCCCACGGCGCCGACGTGCCGCTGGACGACGTCGCGAAGAAGGCCGGCGTCGGCGCGGGCACCCTCTACCGGCACTTCCCGACCCGGGAGAAGCTGTTCGAAGCGGTCTACCGCGACGAGATCACGGTGCTCGCCGACCGCGCGTTCGTGCTGCACGACGAGCTGCCGCCGTGGGAGGCCCTGAAAGCGTGGCTGCTCGCCCAGGTCACCTGGGTGGTCGAGCGGCACAAGCTGGCGACGATCCTCAAGGAGTCCATCGATTCCGGCTCGGAGACGTTCCAGTACTGCCAGAAGCGGCTTCGCGAAGCGACTGGAGTGCTCGTCGAAGCGGCGCAGGAGGCCGGGCTGGTCCGCCCGGACGTCGTCGGTGCGGACGTCCTCCGGCTGGGGCACGGCGCCGGGATGGCCGTGCGCAACTGCAGCCCGGACGACGGCAAGCGCGTGCTGAACGTGATCCTGGACGGCCTGCGCGCCTGA
- a CDS encoding cation acetate symporter — MTALAAGGQAASDPVVNTVVFALFVAITLYVVYRAGSRTSSTSDYYAAGSAFTGRQNGIALSGDFLSAASFLGIAGAIAVHGYDGFLYSIGFLVAWLVDLLLIAELLRNTGRFTMGDVVSFRMNQRPVRAAAATSTLVISLFYMLAQMAGAGGLVALLLNIHTRLGQALVIGVVGLVMVLYVLVGGMKGTTWVQIIKAGVLMLAVVLIAVFLFGKFGFSFSNLLSAATEKSPLGEHLLEPGGSYGQDDTTKLDFVSLALALVLGLSSLPHLLMRFYTVPNSFEARRSVVWATVCMLIFYVCTLVIGFGAAALVGADEIKSAPGGENSAAPLLALHIGGTLLLGVIAAVAFATILAVVAGLTITASASFAHDVYANIFKRGKAEPADEVRVARMTAIVVGVLAIVGGVLANGQNVAFLVALAFAVAASANLSTLLYSLFWKRFNTTGTLWGMYGGLIACLLLVLFSPVVSGAPDSIFKSFDFAWFPLKNPGLVSIPFSFLCGFVGTLVGRPKADAEKQAEMEVRSMTGIGG, encoded by the coding sequence ATGACCGCGCTCGCCGCGGGCGGGCAGGCCGCCAGCGACCCCGTCGTCAACACTGTCGTGTTCGCCTTGTTCGTGGCGATCACGCTGTACGTCGTCTACCGGGCCGGCAGCCGGACCTCCTCGACGTCGGACTACTACGCCGCGGGCAGTGCCTTCACCGGCCGCCAGAACGGCATCGCGCTCTCCGGCGACTTCCTCTCGGCGGCGTCGTTCCTCGGCATCGCGGGCGCGATCGCCGTCCACGGCTACGACGGCTTCCTCTACTCGATCGGCTTCCTGGTCGCCTGGCTGGTCGACCTGCTGCTGATCGCCGAGCTGCTGCGCAACACCGGCCGGTTCACGATGGGCGACGTCGTCAGCTTCCGGATGAACCAGCGGCCGGTCCGCGCCGCGGCGGCGACGTCGACCCTGGTGATCTCGCTGTTCTACATGCTGGCGCAGATGGCGGGCGCCGGCGGCCTGGTCGCGCTCCTGCTCAACATCCACACCCGGCTCGGGCAGGCGCTGGTGATCGGCGTGGTCGGCCTGGTCATGGTGCTGTACGTGCTGGTCGGCGGGATGAAGGGCACCACGTGGGTGCAGATCATCAAGGCCGGCGTGCTGATGCTGGCCGTGGTGCTGATCGCGGTCTTCCTGTTCGGCAAGTTCGGCTTCAGCTTCTCGAACCTGCTCTCGGCCGCAACCGAGAAGAGCCCGCTGGGCGAGCACCTCCTGGAACCGGGCGGCTCCTACGGCCAGGACGACACCACCAAGCTCGACTTCGTGTCGCTCGCACTGGCCCTGGTGCTCGGTTTGTCGTCGCTGCCCCACCTGCTGATGCGCTTCTACACGGTGCCGAACTCCTTCGAGGCGCGCCGCTCGGTCGTCTGGGCCACCGTCTGCATGCTCATCTTCTACGTGTGCACGCTGGTGATCGGCTTCGGCGCGGCGGCGCTGGTCGGCGCGGACGAGATCAAGAGCGCACCGGGCGGGGAGAACTCGGCGGCGCCGCTGCTGGCGCTGCACATCGGCGGGACGCTGCTGCTGGGCGTGATCGCCGCGGTGGCGTTCGCGACGATCCTCGCGGTGGTGGCCGGGCTGACGATCACCGCGTCGGCCTCGTTCGCCCACGACGTCTACGCGAACATCTTCAAGCGCGGCAAGGCCGAGCCGGCGGACGAGGTCCGGGTGGCGCGGATGACCGCGATCGTGGTGGGCGTGCTGGCGATCGTCGGCGGCGTGCTGGCGAACGGGCAGAACGTCGCGTTCCTGGTGGCGCTGGCGTTCGCGGTGGCGGCGTCGGCGAACCTGTCGACGCTGCTGTACTCGTTGTTCTGGAAGCGGTTCAACACCACCGGCACGCTGTGGGGCATGTACGGCGGCCTGATCGCGTGCCTGCTGCTGGTGCTGTTCTCGCCGGTGGTCTCGGGCGCTCCCGACTCGATCTTCAAGAGCTTCGACTTCGCCTGGTTCCCGCTGAAGAACCCGGGCCTGGTGTCGATCCCGTTCTCGTTCCTGTGCGGGTTCGTCGGAACGCTGGTGGGCCGGCCGAAGGCGGACGCGGAGAAGCAGGCCGAGATGGAGGTCCGCTCGATGACCGGCATCGGGGGCTGA
- a CDS encoding DUF485 domain-containing protein — protein sequence MYDVARPTPANALEETSRIPVTPAGAPPSRSTTPAGPDYPAIQASPEFVALRRRFRGFVFPLSFAFFAWYMTYVLLAAYAHDFMSRKVFGEVNVAILLGLSQFVSTALITWLYLRYARRRLDPRVAQLRARAGLTEEKRR from the coding sequence ATGTACGACGTAGCGCGGCCCACGCCGGCCAACGCCCTCGAGGAAACGAGCCGGATCCCGGTCACACCGGCCGGTGCCCCACCCAGCCGGTCCACCACCCCCGCGGGCCCCGACTACCCCGCGATCCAGGCGAGCCCCGAGTTCGTCGCGCTGCGCCGCCGGTTCCGCGGCTTCGTCTTCCCGCTGAGCTTCGCCTTCTTCGCCTGGTACATGACGTACGTGCTGCTGGCCGCGTACGCGCACGACTTCATGAGCCGCAAGGTGTTCGGCGAGGTCAACGTCGCGATCCTGCTCGGACTCAGCCAGTTCGTCAGCACCGCGCTGATCACCTGGCTCTACCTGCGCTACGCGCGCCGCCGGCTCGATCCGCGCGTCGCCCAGCTGCGGGCGCGAGCGGGCCTGACGGAAGAGAAGCGCCGATGA